From Nocardioides daedukensis, the proteins below share one genomic window:
- a CDS encoding LuxR C-terminal-related transcriptional regulator: protein MLSVSWRDRLLRAIDTAAPLLILRGPSGFGKSGLLREWVASLDESHHVVWVSFGPDPVPAGEFWIEAIAAAQQAGILPAHNANAMSNAAAAGLLDLQSLAARLTAGRNCVLAIDGYQATRPDHEVLDEQLVELAVSHPRLRIAVTTRSSTQFTSDRALLSGVITEISPAQLAYTLEETRLAVGGDEAAERLHAETGGYPLAVQAASALAGRPWPAATTKEVRHRMVAVSLETELWKLTDPAFVALTCLPPFFDSTLAESITALTVEEVGQVLDDLEWHGFGQSHVLPDGSRTFAYVETLRQSIRQRTLAELGEASLQRVGAPTVTWLRSHDPASAFTLALELELYDEAAAAYGWLLATDPGLCTGEDLHDVLSAIPPEVSVAQPVLAFARGIALISDPSLAEAAPAFLSRAAAPATRELPERMTEAELVELSMATIALRLLKRYPEAGRAAHHAVTLMRTAPDDARSGNSVLTLMLLRQLLFTLAQAGDFDAVQATIAWAMSVTSGAQARSDLMVGMVALDAISGRVAQARELAKRNPARPPELDQDDTPFLMELRSSGHVTLDIESFDFVSARAAVKEIPTALAGELRPFHDWILMHAALAGGNGRAEATRILEETKLLCRPAEHAQSWADAVLINVLAIGLLSGGDHTLVRELFALPTPFPGQVAPATLLALVLTGDSRTALERLPELREAEGHTLRSLTALKTVAAAAALREQDREQAEVLLRNLDHAYHQHGLQLPLLYLPAHDLDGLIEEGRRLGLVSWTAFHGKTIPSPRFVTSRVARLTEREQAVAEALLTHTNRHQIAKALFVSENTIKTQMRSIYRKLGVTNRREAIDRIVELRLVPGVESRSPS from the coding sequence ATGTTGAGTGTGAGCTGGCGAGACCGCTTGCTGCGCGCCATCGACACGGCCGCACCGCTGCTCATCCTGCGCGGACCGTCGGGCTTCGGCAAGTCAGGGCTCCTGCGCGAGTGGGTCGCCTCGCTCGACGAGTCGCACCACGTCGTCTGGGTCTCCTTCGGACCCGACCCGGTCCCGGCGGGCGAGTTCTGGATCGAGGCGATCGCCGCCGCCCAGCAGGCCGGCATCCTGCCCGCGCACAACGCCAACGCGATGAGCAACGCAGCCGCCGCAGGCCTGCTCGACCTGCAGAGCCTCGCCGCACGGCTGACCGCAGGCCGCAACTGCGTGCTCGCGATCGACGGCTACCAGGCCACCCGACCCGACCACGAGGTGCTCGACGAGCAACTGGTCGAGCTCGCCGTCTCCCACCCGCGACTGCGGATCGCGGTCACCACCCGCTCCTCCACCCAGTTCACCAGCGACCGGGCACTGCTGAGCGGCGTGATCACCGAGATCTCCCCCGCTCAGCTCGCCTACACCCTCGAGGAGACCCGGCTCGCGGTCGGTGGGGACGAGGCGGCCGAGCGACTGCATGCCGAGACCGGCGGCTATCCGCTGGCCGTGCAGGCAGCGAGCGCCCTGGCAGGTCGGCCCTGGCCCGCGGCGACCACCAAGGAGGTGCGCCATCGGATGGTCGCGGTCAGCCTGGAGACCGAGCTGTGGAAGCTCACCGACCCGGCCTTCGTCGCACTGACCTGCCTGCCCCCGTTCTTCGACTCCACCCTCGCGGAATCGATCACCGCCCTCACCGTCGAAGAGGTCGGCCAGGTCCTCGACGACCTGGAGTGGCACGGGTTCGGCCAGAGCCACGTGCTTCCCGACGGCTCCCGGACCTTCGCCTATGTCGAGACCCTGCGCCAGTCGATCCGCCAGCGCACACTCGCCGAGCTGGGCGAGGCCTCCCTCCAGCGGGTCGGCGCGCCGACGGTCACCTGGCTCCGCTCGCACGACCCCGCCAGCGCATTCACCCTGGCCCTCGAGCTCGAGCTGTACGACGAGGCCGCTGCGGCGTACGGCTGGCTCCTCGCCACCGATCCTGGTCTGTGCACGGGTGAGGACCTGCACGACGTGCTCTCCGCGATCCCGCCGGAGGTCAGCGTCGCCCAGCCTGTGCTCGCCTTCGCCAGGGGCATCGCCCTGATCAGTGATCCGAGCCTGGCCGAGGCCGCGCCCGCGTTCCTCAGCCGGGCGGCCGCTCCCGCCACCCGTGAGCTGCCGGAGCGGATGACGGAAGCAGAGCTCGTCGAGCTGTCCATGGCAACGATCGCGCTCCGACTGCTCAAGCGTTATCCGGAGGCCGGTCGTGCCGCCCACCATGCGGTGACGTTGATGCGTACGGCCCCCGACGACGCCCGTTCCGGCAACTCGGTGCTGACCCTGATGCTGTTGCGCCAGCTCCTCTTCACGCTGGCCCAGGCCGGGGACTTCGACGCGGTCCAGGCCACGATCGCCTGGGCGATGTCGGTCACCTCGGGGGCGCAGGCGAGGTCCGACCTGATGGTCGGCATGGTCGCTCTGGACGCGATCAGCGGACGGGTTGCCCAGGCACGCGAACTGGCCAAGCGGAACCCGGCACGCCCTCCCGAGCTGGACCAGGACGACACCCCGTTCCTGATGGAGCTGCGCAGCAGCGGACACGTCACCCTCGACATCGAGTCCTTCGACTTCGTCAGCGCGCGCGCCGCCGTGAAGGAGATCCCGACGGCCCTCGCCGGAGAGCTGCGGCCGTTCCACGACTGGATCCTGATGCACGCTGCCCTCGCCGGGGGCAACGGTCGGGCCGAAGCCACCCGCATCCTCGAGGAGACGAAGCTCCTCTGCCGGCCAGCGGAGCATGCGCAGAGCTGGGCGGATGCGGTGTTGATCAACGTGCTCGCAATCGGCCTGCTGTCCGGAGGTGACCACACCCTGGTGCGCGAGCTGTTCGCGTTGCCGACGCCCTTCCCGGGCCAGGTCGCGCCGGCCACCCTGCTCGCGCTGGTGCTGACCGGTGACAGCCGGACAGCCCTCGAGCGGCTTCCCGAGCTCCGCGAGGCCGAGGGGCACACCCTGCGCTCGCTGACCGCACTGAAGACGGTCGCCGCCGCTGCGGCCCTGCGTGAGCAGGACCGCGAGCAGGCCGAGGTCCTGCTGCGCAACCTGGACCACGCCTACCACCAGCACGGACTCCAGCTGCCGTTGCTCTACCTGCCCGCGCACGACCTGGACGGCCTCATCGAGGAGGGCCGCCGGCTCGGCCTGGTCAGCTGGACCGCCTTCCACGGCAAGACCATTCCCTCTCCGCGCTTCGTGACCTCCCGGGTGGCGCGGCTCACCGAGCGCGAGCAGGCGGTGGCAGAGGCCCTGCTCACCCACACCAACCGGCACCAGATCGCCAAGGCGCTCTTCGTCTCGGAGAACACCATCAAGACGCAGATGCGCAGCATCTATCGCAAGCTGGGTGTGACCAACCGCAGGGAGGCGATCGACCGGATCGTCGAGCTCCGGTTGGTCCCTGGTGTCGAGAGCCGGTCGCCCAGCTGA